The nucleotide window GATCGATATCCCATACGAATTTGCCGACCAGCACGAGCGCGGAGGCCGCCACGCCGAGCGCCAGCGGGCCGAAGCCGCGCCGCGCCCGCGCCTTGTATCCGAGGGCGGCGACGGCAAGGACAAGAAAGACGGCCGTCAGCGGCAACAGCCATTTCGCCTCGATCAGAAAACCGAGACCGAGCGCGGACAGGAACCCCGCGTAGGCCGGCCAACACGCCGGACATGCCAGCTTGGGCAAAAGCGCGACCCCGATGCCCGGAACAACGGCCAGGCGTGCCAAACCGAACGACGACGATTGCCCGGCCCCGACGCCCGAAATCGCCGCACGGATCAACTCCACCGGCGGCACGCCGGACAGCGTCCCGTCCGCGCGTTCGTAAACGCGGCAGGCGGCGTCCGGGCTTGCCGATGCGACGCCCGCGATATCGACGCCGTCAATCAGGATCGTCGGCGAACCGAATCCTCGCGCGTATGCCGGAAGACCGGGTCCGCCCTCGCCGTATTCCTTCCACTTTGGCGTAAGTCCAAGCCCCTTCAAGGCCGCGCGAAGATTCTCGCGCGCGGCGTCGATATTCGGGCAACCGTCAAAATGAATCAGCTCAATTTTCATCGGCATTCTCCTTGTCCAGCTCGTCCAGGATGGGGCAGGTCCCGGTCGGACCCTTGCCCCGGCAACGGCTCGCGACGCCGGCAAGGGCGTTTTTCATCCGCGTCAGGGCGGCGATCTTCTTTTCCATGATTTCCTTTTTCGCCAGAGCACGCGCCTTAACGTCCGCGCACGTCGCGTCCGGATCCACGCGCAAGGCGAGCAACTCGTCGATTTCCTTGAGTGTGAAACCGAGTTCCTTCGCGTGCGCGATGAACCTCAAGCGACGCACGGCGTCCGGCGAGTATTGGCGATACCCGGACGGCTTTCGCCGCGGGGCGGCGACAAGGCCCTTGCGCTCGTAAAAACGCACGGTGTCGGCGCTGATCCCCGCGGCTTTCGCAACCTGTCCAATGGTCAACTCGGTCATGACAACCACCTTTCGCGGCCACGATACACCCTGGAGCAAACTCCAAGGTCAAGCGAAAAAATGAGCGTACGCAAGAACTTGCGGAAAACCGTCGTTTTCCGCGTTCGTGCGACGCACTCAATAGAATCCCTGCAGCATCGGTCGTTTCACGCGCGCGTTCCTTGACAGGCAACCCGGCCATTTCCATGATGCCGACCCGTCCTTGAAACTGGTGGTTCCGATGACCTTATGCGCCCGAATCGCTCGAATTTTCGCCGTCATCGCGTTTGTCGCCGCCGCCGCGGGGGTGCAGGCTGACTCGTTCGTGTCCGTCATGGGATTTCCGTACGGCATCACCGGGTCCGGCGGCATCAACTACCCCGTCTTTGACGAAGCCAGCACGCAGCCGATCTTCAACCGCATCGAAAACATTTTTTATCCCGTGCTCGGCATGCCCGCGCTCGTCGAACCCGGCGAAACGTTCAAGATGCTCGTGCGTTACCGGAATCCCGACTCGGTGCGCAAGGTGACGGATTGGCGCGTCTTCCTGACGACCGCGATCGAAACCGAAGTCGGGCGTGAACCAATCGGCGAGGAGGTGCGCCAGAAGTATTCCCTCTTTGTCGAGGACGTGACCTTCAACTGGGCGCACTTCATCCATGAGGTGACGCTGCGCCTGCCCGATCGCCTTCCGGCGGACACGTACAACATCGAGGTCGAAACGCGCTTTTTCGAGGACATGCAGGCGAACGCCGTCGCCGTGCGTCATCCGGGCGAAACCTTTCGCATCGTGCACCTGACGGATATCGATCACCCAAGCGGCGCGACGGGCTTCGCGGCCTCGGACAATAGCTACCCGTGGTTTGACCCGAACGACGAGGCGCGCGGCATCGTGCGTCAGGTGTTTCGCGAGGAGCTCGCGTTCCTTCGCCCCGCGTTCGCCGTGGCCACCGGCGACCTGACGCTCGGCAACGACTACAACCGCGCGGCTGGATTCGTGCACGACGAAATGCAGCAGTCCCGCACGCCGATCTTCATCGTGCCGGGCGATCGCGACGCGCTGGCGTACCCCGCGGGCGGCGAATACCGCACCGACGGCGTCGAGTTCTACAAACGCATCGTCGGGCCGGGATGGTTCTCGTTCGATTTCGGCGGCGTGCATTTTCTCGGCCTCGATTCCGCGGACGGCACGCGCGCCCGCCGCACCGCCGCAATGTCCGGCACGGAAATCCTCGCGGACAACTCCGGCGGGTACGTCTCGAGCCTGCAACTGGACTACGCGCGCAAGGACCTGGCGAATGCGGCCGACCGCGACCTGCCTACGATTACCTTTTTGCATCACGACCCGCGCGGGCCGTATCTTCCGAACGAGGAGCCGCCCGCGAACGAGGCGGTGACCGACCTGCCGACGTGGCAGATCGACGGCGCGTGGGATTCGGATCCCGGGGACGACCTGACCGACGAGACGCCGGGCGCCAACCGCGGCAAGGCCCTTCTGCGCGCGTTCGCGGATGGCAGGGTGACGGCGGTTCTCCTCGGCCACACGCACGAGGATGCGACCGAACATTTCGCGAGCGGCGAGGAAATCGACAACGCGCTCGGCGGGCCGACGGGCGTGACCGCGGGCGGGCCGATCGATTTCGTTCACACGACGACGCTCGCGGGCACCGTTCGCGGCGAAGGCGATTCCTGGGGCTACCGCCTGATGACCGTGCGCGACGGCGCGATCGAAAACGCCGATTTTTCCGGTGACGCGAATCTCGAAAGCGTGCCGGCGGGCAACCTTTCCATCGAAACCTACGGCAACGACGGGACGAACACGCACAGCCTGGTAACGGTGCGTAATGCGCTTCCGGAACCGATGACGGGCGTCGCCGTCTTCAACCTCGCGCCGACGGCGTCGGGATATCGCATCGCGGACCAGGCGACGGGCGAGGAAACGGCAATCGGCCAGGTGGGCGTGGGCGAAAACGGCGAGGTCGTGTTGTACGTCAACGTCACCGTGCCGGAGGGCTCGGACCCCGGCACGTTCCCGAACGGCGGCGGCGCCGTTGTCACATGGGAGGCGCTGCCGCTTTCGGGCAACAATCCGCCGAGCGCCGATATCGTCGTGACGCACGAGGGCGACAACGTCTATCACCTGCGCGCCGCGAACCTTTCTGACCCGGACGGCGACGATGTGCCGCGCGTCGATTGGGTGATCTCGGACGGCTCGCGCTTTTCGGGAGTCGAGTTCACCTACACGCACACCTCGGGGCTTCGCGAGGACATCGTCCTTCGCCTGACGGACAGCCACGGCGCGCGCGGGACGGCGGTCGGCGAGGTCGGCGAGAACACGCCGGAGATCGACACGGTGAATCCGCCGGACCAGGGCGAGGACGAAGACGAAGGCTGCGGGGGATGCAGCGCGTCATCCCGTGGCGCGGCGTCCGGGTTGAGCAGCGCCCTGATGGTGCTCGGCGTTTTGATTACGTGGATCGCGGTGATTGTTCGCCGGCGCCGGAAGTAACGCGCGCCCGCGCGGTTTTTCGTGAAATCCGGTTTCGAGACCTTTTCCGCCGGGGGGCAAACGGCTAGCATGGCCGACGCTGTGCAGGGTCAAATTCCAGAAACGATCGAAACGCGAGAGCGCGGCCGCGGACGGGCGGCGGCGCTTTTCGTGCTGGCGCTTGGCGTCCTTGCCGCACGGCCGGCGCACGCGATCGACATCCAGAATTTCAAGCCCGCCATCGGCGGCAACAATCTTGTCACGCTCTACACGTCCGATACGCTCGATCATCTGCAATTCGGATTCGCGCTGACTAGCAGCTACGCCTCGGATCCGCTCGTGTTCGAGTTCCCGAACAACGACGAGCTTGCGGTCGTCGAGCGCCTGATGACGACGGACTTCATGGCGTACGCCGGGTTTTTCCGTTTCATCGAAATCGGCGTCGCGGGCAACTACAACACGGCCGGCGGAACGGATATGGATATTCCGCTGTCCGAGGCGTTTCCCGACACGGGAATGGAACTTGATTCCGCGGCGGGCGACGTGCGCATCGCCGCGAAGTTCCGCATCCTGGAAAACAAGACGGGGAGCGTTGGCGTCGCGCTCGTGCCGCTGTTTTCGATTCCGAACGGCGACGAAGAGGTTTACGTCGGCGCGGAAGGGTTCGACACCGGTGCGCGCCTGGTGATCGATAAGCGCTTTGACCGCGTGAACATCGTGCTGAACGGCGGCTACATTCGCATGGGCGATTCCGATGTGGATCTCGGCTTCGAGCCGACGGGCCGCGTCGAACTTGGCGCGGGCGCATCGCTTTATCTGCACCGCGCGGTCGACATCACGGGCGAGATTTTCGCGCGCACCGTGGATTACGGCATCGAGGAAATCGATCCGGAATTGCCGACGGAAGGCCTTGTCGCCGCGCGCTTTTACGCGGGGCCGGTGAGTTTCACCGTCGGCGGCGGCGCGGGCGTGAACGCGGGCATCGGCAATCCGTCGTATCGCGGATTCGGCGAGGTCGCGTTCGCGTGGCCGAAGCTCGATCGTGCGTATGAAGGCGGCGGCGGCGCGTCCGCGACGAGCAATGTGGACGATACGGACAAGGACGGGCTGACGAATTATCAGGAGACGCGGATTTACAAGACGGACTTCCGCAATCCGGATACCGACGGCGACGGCTTGAAGGACGGCGAGGAGATCAACGCCTTCCGCACCGATCCGCTGAAGGACGATACGGACGGCGACGGCTTGATCGATTTCGAGGAGTTGAAGGTCTATTACACCGATCCGCTGCAGGTGGACTCGGATGGCGACACGCTCGAGGACGGCGCGGAGGTAAAGCAGTACCGCACGAACCCGACCGATCCGGACACCGATCGCGACGGCGTGCCGGACAACCTCGACGCCGCCCCCCTTGAACCGGAAACGATCAACGGGATCCTCGACGAGGACGGCGTGCCCGAGGTCATCCTCGCGCGGCGCCCGAGCGGCGTGACGATGACCGACACGATCGTCTGGACGCCCGCGCCGATCGAGTTCATGGGCAAGGCCAAGGATGTCCTGTCGCCCGACTCGCGCGCGATGCTCGCCGAGGTCGCGGCGCTCCTTGCCGACTACCCCCGCGTGAAGATCGAGATCCAGGCGCACACCGCCGGCGGCGGCGACGAAGCGGCGAACCGGGCGCGCTCGGCCGAACAGGCCAAGGCCGCGGCGGGCGAATTGTACGAACGCGGCATCGCTAGCGAACGCGTGGCCTGGCGCGGCTACGGCTCCGCGTTCCCGATCGCGTCGGACGCCTCGCCCGAAGGCCGCGCGAGAAACGAGCGCATCGAGATTCTCGTCATCGAGAACTAGGCGAGGAAGTAGGAAAAAGAAAAGAGGAAAGAGGAAAGAGGATCGCGCGTCCGCCAGGGCGCGCGTTTTTTTTCGGCGGTGCACAGAGGGCACGGAGAAGACACGGAGGGAGGGAATAGTCGGGAAGGCTAGGTGACGGGGAGCCCATCGCGGCGCTTTGAGATCGTCGTGCGGCGAGCGGGGCGGCGTTCGTCATCCTGAAGCGAGCGCAGCGGTGTTCGTCATCCTGAGGCGAGCGCAGCGAGCCGAAGGATCTGGCCGGCCCCTGCTGACGGCTTCGCGCCAACCGAGGCGAGCCAGATCCTTCGCTTCGCTCAGGATGACGACGCACGACGCTCAGGATGACGACGCACGACGCTCGGGATGACGACGCACGACGTTCGGGATGACGACACACGACGTTCGGGATGACGACGCACGACGTTCAGGATGACGACGCACGTTCGCGGCGCCGGACACTTTCGCTCCGTGCCCTCGGTGTCTTCCCTGTGCCCTCTGTGTACCGCCGAAAAAAAACGCGGGATGACGACGCGCGTTCGCGGCGCCAGACACTTTCGCTCCGTGCCCTCGGTGTCTTCCCTGTGCCCGCTGTGTACCGCCGAAAAAACGCGCGCCCTTCCGAACGCGCGATCCTCTTTCCTATTTCCTCTTTCCTATTTCCTACTTCCTGTTTCCTAACGATCAGCCCCGATCCACCCGAAGTATCGCGCCATCCAGTACGGCAGCAGGTAGTCCGCGGGATGGCGGATGGAACGCGGGTTGGCGGTGCAGTCCTGGTGCTCGTAGGGATTTGACCACCAGGTGAACGTTTTGGGGCAGCGCTGGTGCACGGGCACCGGGTCGAAGGTGAGATACTCGCCGTCAAAGCGGCTCTCGCACGTGAAGTCGGTCGGATATTCGGCCTCGCCGACGTGAATCTCGGGCTGCGCCTTGGATTCCGGGAATCGCTGCAACTGGCAGACCGCATCCTCGATCGCGGCGGTGTCGTGCCCCGTCGAGCCGGGCGCGAGGTTTTTCATCGACGCGTAAATGAGCGCCCACGCCGCGTTGTGCTGATTGGCCATCTCGCGCGCATTGTCACCGTGATAAAAGACTTGCGTCTCGAGCAGGGCCTGCATGTTTTCGAGCAGGTCCAGATGCGCGTGTTCGTACCAGATCAACGTGAAGATATTAGCGAAATACATCGCGAAATTGTTCCAGTTGCTCTTGCACGCGTCGCGGCCGATGTAGAGCCCCGGCAGGCCGAGCCAGAAATCGAACGGCAGCGGCGGCGCGAAATACTGGTCGATGCACTTCACCGGGCCGTCGCGCTGCAACAGGCAGTTGTCGTAATAATCGACAAGGTCCGCCGCGCCGCTTGCGACCGCGCCGATCTTCACGGGGTTCAGTCCGAGAATGGTGTTGTAACCGGGAAAGTCCGTCAGCGCGCCGGGCCACTCGCGGCCGTGTTCGGTCATGCGCCCGTCCCAATCGACGAACGCCATGTCGTTGTCCAACAGGTGCCGCGCGACTTTTTCGGCCATGTCCACCGCGTCGGCGCGGACGTCTGGATCATCGACGAGCTTCACGATCGATCCTAGCGCGAGAAGATGCCCCGCGTATTCGTCCTGGCTGACGTTGTCGAGCCAGCAATAGCCCGCAAATCGCGCGGGGACGAAGTGCGTCGTGCGGACGAAGTCAGCCTCATTCGCGTCGTACACCAAAATCGCGCCGTCGGTATCGACCTTCACCCACTTGTTGTCGTCTTTCTCCACGTCGGGGATGTAGCGCGTCACGTCCGCGGGGCAACTCATCCCGGCGATTCCGGGCGTGATGAACTCGCGCGTGAACAGCCCGGGCACGCCGGTGATCTCCATGCCGTCGCGCAGGCCGTCCACCAGGACTCGCAGCATCGCCAGCGCATCGGGATCGTGCGTCGCGGCGTAGCGAAACGCCTGCGAGGCGATGAAAAGACCCGTCCACAAGCCGTCGTTTTCGCCGGTGTGCCAGTCGATGACGTCTTGCCACGTCGCGGTCTGCTCGTCGGCGCCTTCGTCGAGCGTCACGTGGTGGATCCGCTTGTGATCCGGGTGGATGTGCAGGCGCGCGGCGATGTCGTCGTAATACGCCGCCTTTTGCGCGAGCGTCGCCGGCGTGGCGTCGGGATCCGCCGCGCAGTCGTCGATCACGGGGGCGTTGAATCTCCACCGGTCGACGCACTCGCCTTCCTCGCAGTAGCGGCCCTCTCCGGCGAGGCAGTCGTACGTCGCGACGAACACGCCGCCGTCGCATTCCTCGATCATCCGCGCGGCGCCGTCGCAGCGCGTTTCGCCGTCGGCGCACGGCGGGGAGATGTCGTCGTCGCCTGCGTCATCGTCATCGACCGCGTCGTCGTCCTGCGCGGAGTCGTCGTCGCCGATCGTGTCGTCGTCATCGGCGTCATCGTCCGCCGCATCGTCGTCGACGGTCGCGGAGGAGTCGTCGTCATCGCCGCAGCCACAGCCGGCGGCAAGGGCAAGAAGCGCGGCCAGAAGCGGAAAGAGAAACGCCTTGATGGACATGATGGAC belongs to bacterium and includes:
- a CDS encoding heavy metal-responsive transcriptional regulator, which encodes MTELTIGQVAKAAGISADTVRFYERKGLVAAPRRKPSGYRQYSPDAVRRLRFIAHAKELGFTLKEIDELLALRVDPDATCADVKARALAKKEIMEKKIAALTRMKNALAGVASRCRGKGPTGTCPILDELDKENADEN
- a CDS encoding MerC family mercury resistance protein, whose product is MKIELIHFDGCPNIDAARENLRAALKGLGLTPKWKEYGEGGPGLPAYARGFGSPTILIDGVDIAGVASASPDAACRVYERADGTLSGVPPVELIRAAISGVGAGQSSSFGLARLAVVPGIGVALLPKLACPACWPAYAGFLSALGLGFLIEAKWLLPLTAVFLVLAVAALGYKARARRGFGPLALGVAASALVLVGKFVWDIDRVMYAGIATLVAASLWNTWPRKATHGSSCPIPHAHPSGG
- a CDS encoding OmpA family protein, translated to MADAVQGQIPETIETRERGRGRAAALFVLALGVLAARPAHAIDIQNFKPAIGGNNLVTLYTSDTLDHLQFGFALTSSYASDPLVFEFPNNDELAVVERLMTTDFMAYAGFFRFIEIGVAGNYNTAGGTDMDIPLSEAFPDTGMELDSAAGDVRIAAKFRILENKTGSVGVALVPLFSIPNGDEEVYVGAEGFDTGARLVIDKRFDRVNIVLNGGYIRMGDSDVDLGFEPTGRVELGAGASLYLHRAVDITGEIFARTVDYGIEEIDPELPTEGLVAARFYAGPVSFTVGGGAGVNAGIGNPSYRGFGEVAFAWPKLDRAYEGGGGASATSNVDDTDKDGLTNYQETRIYKTDFRNPDTDGDGLKDGEEINAFRTDPLKDDTDGDGLIDFEELKVYYTDPLQVDSDGDTLEDGAEVKQYRTNPTDPDTDRDGVPDNLDAAPLEPETINGILDEDGVPEVILARRPSGVTMTDTIVWTPAPIEFMGKAKDVLSPDSRAMLAEVAALLADYPRVKIEIQAHTAGGGDEAANRARSAEQAKAAAGELYERGIASERVAWRGYGSAFPIASDASPEGRARNERIEILVIEN